The following is a genomic window from Epinephelus moara isolate mb chromosome 17, YSFRI_EMoa_1.0, whole genome shotgun sequence.
ATTCATCTTCAAGCACATATGAATAAACATAGAGTGTACCAGGTCTCACATTTGAGTAACCAGAAAGCCACTAAAGGTTGTGTGGTAGTCGGTTCCCCAAACATGTGAGCCTTTATCCATGAGCACATACACCTGGTCTCCTAGCTGCAGCTGCATGAACACTGCGTTTCCTCCATTATCAGCTCCGTCAGCGTTTGTCTGGTGATCGTTTGTTGTGAGCATGTGTTGCTTGTTCTTAAAGAGCCACAGCCTTGAGTGGAGGAGTCCTTGAGCGTGGTAGAAGATGGTAAAGTAATAAACACCTGCCACAGGTGCAACGAAAACACCTGTGGACAACAACGTCACATCACAAATCATCAGTCTTCAGCACTTGATTTTATTCTACTGCTTTTcaaccaaataaaataaaaatgagtctGTTTTTCAAAGTGATTTGCAGGGTGTTTTTTCCGACGTCTAAGTTAGCAGACAGGAAGGCAGGGTGTCAAATAAACCTGCAGGTGACTGTGAGTATTACCTGTGTGTGGACTGTAGGCATCACCGATGTTTGTTATCACTGTTCTGTAGattaaa
Proteins encoded in this region:
- the LOC126404541 gene encoding complement C1q-like protein 3; this encodes MNCAVLLFVLLSSSLILAQDDGNASVTEKPDETRTCQPDMCDLLKAFGAMKEKIAVMEIRLEDSENQIRDLRNKERTKVIFSAATGGGYNDIGPFNKNTTLIYRTVITNIGDAYSPHTGVFVAPVAGVYYFTIFYHAQGLLHSRLWLFKNKQHMLTTNDHQTNADGADNGGNAVFMQLQLGDQVYVLMDKGSHVWGTDYHTTFSGFLVTQM